Proteins encoded in a region of the Hypomesus transpacificus isolate Combined female chromosome 17, fHypTra1, whole genome shotgun sequence genome:
- the LOC124479387 gene encoding brain-specific angiogenesis inhibitor 1-associated protein 2-like isoform X2 — MLLAQQMGSGGGTLGGSSPLHTSKSNLVISDPIPGAQPLPVPPELAVFMAGGGLGHQARLMGPDGMSLVNGTTGVHGEEFWTEGGGSQVRPSSPQTQAQPQPQPQPQRQVSEVYSNTLPVRRPAPAKNKTSVGETRTLPRSSSMAAGLEKNGRARVQAIFSHAAGDNGTLLSFSEGDIITLLVPEARDGWHYGENEKNKMRGWFPFSYTRVLPESDNEKLRVNLNHGKSSSTGNLLESDMTLPMPDYGLTARLLAQSLAQSRPRPYSMAGFTTQPPIEDYDSRFATSLGPELSRF; from the exons ATGCTCCTGGCCCAGCAGATGGGCTCCGGGGGGGGCACCCtggggggctccagccccctGCACACCTCCAAGTCCAACCTTGTCATCTCGGACCCCATCCCAGGGGCCCAGCCTCTGCCCGTCCCTCCAGAGCTGGCTGTGTTCATGGCCGGTGGGGGGCTGGGACACCAGGCG AGGCTGATGGGCCCGGACGGCATGTCTTTGGTGAACGGAACAACAGGGGTCCACGGGGAGGAGTTCTGGACCGAGGGAGGCGGGTCCCAGGtcaggccctcctccccccagacccaggcccagcctcagccccagcctcagccccagagacagGTCAGCGAGGTCTACTCCAACACCCTGCCTGTCCGCAGGCCCGCCCCAGCCAAGAACAAGACGTCCGTGG GAGAGACACGGACCCTGCCCAGGTCCAGCTCCATGGCGGCCGGCCTGGAGAAGAACGGCCGTGCCCGCGTCCAGGCCATCTTCTCGCACGCGGCCGGCGACAACGGCACCCTCCTCAGCTTCTCCGAGGGGGACATCATCACCCTGCTGGTCCCCGAGGCCCGCGACGGCTGGCACTACGGGGAGAACGAGAAGAACAAGAT GCGAGGTTGGTTCCCCTTCTCCTACACGCGTGTGCTGCCTGAGAGTGACAACGAGAAGCTCCGAGTCAA tctcaACCACGGGAAAAGCAGCAGCACCGGAAACCTGCTGGAGAGTGACATGACCCTGCCCATGCCTGACTACGGCCTGACCGCCCGCCTGCTGGCACAGAGCCTGGCGCAGAGCCGCCCCCGGCCCTACAGCATGGCAGGCTTCACCACACAG CCTCCCATTGAGGACTATGACAGTCGCTTCGCTACAAG TTTGGGTCCAGAATTGTCCCGGTTCTGA
- the LOC124479387 gene encoding brain-specific angiogenesis inhibitor 1-associated protein 2-like isoform X1 encodes MLLAQQMGSGGGTLGGSSPLHTSKSNLVISDPIPGAQPLPVPPELAVFMAGGGLGHQARLMGPDGMSLVNGTTGVHGEEFWTEGGGSQVRPSSPQTQAQPQPQPQPQRQVSEVYSNTLPVRRPAPAKNKTSVGETRTLPRSSSMAAGLEKNGRARVQAIFSHAAGDNGTLLSFSEGDIITLLVPEARDGWHYGENEKNKMRGWFPFSYTRVLPESDNEKLRVNLNHGKSSSTGNLLESDMTLPMPDYGLTARLLAQSLAQSRPRPYSMAGFTTQPPIEDYDSRFATSDQALELYLRSNFTDDRSAPIFY; translated from the exons ATGCTCCTGGCCCAGCAGATGGGCTCCGGGGGGGGCACCCtggggggctccagccccctGCACACCTCCAAGTCCAACCTTGTCATCTCGGACCCCATCCCAGGGGCCCAGCCTCTGCCCGTCCCTCCAGAGCTGGCTGTGTTCATGGCCGGTGGGGGGCTGGGACACCAGGCG AGGCTGATGGGCCCGGACGGCATGTCTTTGGTGAACGGAACAACAGGGGTCCACGGGGAGGAGTTCTGGACCGAGGGAGGCGGGTCCCAGGtcaggccctcctccccccagacccaggcccagcctcagccccagcctcagccccagagacagGTCAGCGAGGTCTACTCCAACACCCTGCCTGTCCGCAGGCCCGCCCCAGCCAAGAACAAGACGTCCGTGG GAGAGACACGGACCCTGCCCAGGTCCAGCTCCATGGCGGCCGGCCTGGAGAAGAACGGCCGTGCCCGCGTCCAGGCCATCTTCTCGCACGCGGCCGGCGACAACGGCACCCTCCTCAGCTTCTCCGAGGGGGACATCATCACCCTGCTGGTCCCCGAGGCCCGCGACGGCTGGCACTACGGGGAGAACGAGAAGAACAAGAT GCGAGGTTGGTTCCCCTTCTCCTACACGCGTGTGCTGCCTGAGAGTGACAACGAGAAGCTCCGAGTCAA tctcaACCACGGGAAAAGCAGCAGCACCGGAAACCTGCTGGAGAGTGACATGACCCTGCCCATGCCTGACTACGGCCTGACCGCCCGCCTGCTGGCACAGAGCCTGGCGCAGAGCCGCCCCCGGCCCTACAGCATGGCAGGCTTCACCACACAG CCTCCCATTGAGGACTATGACAGTCGCTTCGCTACAAG CGATCAAGCCCTGGAGCTTTACCTCCGCTCCAACTTCACAGACGACAGATCTGCACCCATCTTCTACTAA